A single genomic interval of Tursiops truncatus isolate mTurTru1 chromosome 1, mTurTru1.mat.Y, whole genome shotgun sequence harbors:
- the RBP7 gene encoding retinoid-binding protein 7 isoform X2, with amino-acid sequence MPADLSGTWNLLSSDNLEGYMLALDIDFATRKIARLLKPQKVIEQNGDSFTIHTNSSFRNYLVKFKVGEEFDEDNKGLDNRKCKSLVIWDNDRLTCVQKGQKKNRGWTHWIEGDQLYLEMFCEGQVCKQTFQRA; translated from the exons atGCCCGCCGACCTCAGCGGCACCTGGAACCTGCTCAGCAGCGACAACTTGGAGGGCTACATGCTGGCCCTAG atattgaCTTTGCCACGCGTAAGATAGCCAGGCTgctgaaaccacagaaagtgaTTGAGCAGAATGGGGATTCTTTTACCATCCACACGAACAGCAGCTTCAGGAACTACCTTGTGAAATTTAAAGTTGGAGAAGAATTTGATGAGGATAACAAAGGCCTGGATAACAGAAAATGCAAG AGCTTGGTCATCTGGGACAATGACAGACTCACCTGTGTGCAGAAGGGGCAAAAGAAGAACAGAGGCTGGACCCATTGGATTGAAGGGGACCAACTCTACCTG GAAATGTTCTGTGAAGGCCAAGTGTGCAAACAGACGTTCCAGAGAGCTTGA
- the RBP7 gene encoding retinoid-binding protein 7 isoform X1, with translation MEVHPGEGAPRPEAPPERTSLRSRLNARLRAAALGFPEPSGRPGEVPAGRINITWSWSGTRIPGPQRTFPSRSPAAPAPPDIDFATRKIARLLKPQKVIEQNGDSFTIHTNSSFRNYLVKFKVGEEFDEDNKGLDNRKCKSLVIWDNDRLTCVQKGQKKNRGWTHWIEGDQLYLEMFCEGQVCKQTFQRA, from the exons ATGGAGGTCCATCCGGGTGAGGGGGCGCCCCGGCCCGAAGCCCCTCCCGAGAGAACCTCGCTGCGCAGCCGCTTGAACGCGAGGCTCCGGGCGGCGGCTCTGGGATTCCCCGAGCCCAGTGGCCGTCCCGGGGAGGTCCCGGCCGGccgcatcaacatcacctggagCTGGTCCGGGACGCGGATTCCCGGGCCCCAGAGGACCTTCCCCAGCCGGTCTCCGGCCGCGCCTGCGCCCCCAG atattgaCTTTGCCACGCGTAAGATAGCCAGGCTgctgaaaccacagaaagtgaTTGAGCAGAATGGGGATTCTTTTACCATCCACACGAACAGCAGCTTCAGGAACTACCTTGTGAAATTTAAAGTTGGAGAAGAATTTGATGAGGATAACAAAGGCCTGGATAACAGAAAATGCAAG AGCTTGGTCATCTGGGACAATGACAGACTCACCTGTGTGCAGAAGGGGCAAAAGAAGAACAGAGGCTGGACCCATTGGATTGAAGGGGACCAACTCTACCTG GAAATGTTCTGTGAAGGCCAAGTGTGCAAACAGACGTTCCAGAGAGCTTGA